The window TCGGCCACCATGATCGACACCGCCGAACCCGGATCGGCCAGATCGCCGAAGTGCCGCGCATTGGTCGGGCATGTGCGCACGCAGGACGGCACGCGATCGACCTCGTCGATCGTCTCGTTGTAGATGCGGTCGATGCACAAGGTGCACTTCTTCATGACGCCGGCGGCAAGGTCCATCTCGCGCGCGCCGTAGGGGCACGCCCAGGCGCAGAGCCCGCAGCCGATGCACATATCCTCGTCCACCAGCACGATGCCGTCGTCGGTACGCTTGTAGGACGCGCCTGTCGGGCAAACGGTGACGCAGGGCGCATCCTCGCAATGCAGGCAGGATTTCGGGAAATGCACGATCCGCGCCTCCCCCGCCTCGCCGACGATCTCGCCGCCTTCGGGCACGACCTCATAGGAATGGACCCGGTTCAGGAACGTGCCGGACACGTCAGGCCCGTACGGGTCCTGGTCCGACAACGCCGCGCCGTAGCCGCCGGTGTTCCACTCCTTGCAGGAAACGACGCAGGCATGGCAGCCCACGCAGACATCGAGATCGATGACGAGGCCGAGCTTCTTCGGGGTGGCGTATGCGGGAAGGCTGGTCATGCGAACGCCTCTTCGCTTACGGCAGCGAACAACCCCCACTCCGGCCCTTCGGGCCACCTCTCCCCCTCAAAAGGGGAGAGGAAACCAAGCTGGAAAAGTGCCGGCATTGCGGCAGCGGATTTCCTCTCCCCCAGACAGGGGGAGAGGTGGACGCGAAGCGGACGGAGTGGGGGTGATTTGCGGCAGAACATCACGAACTCCACTCCTGCCCATATCGCAACTCGGCCGGGTGCTCGGGCGTCATGTCCGCCTGCGGCGCCACATGCGGCTCGCTCACTTCGCCCGGCTCCGCCTTCACGATGCGCACGCGCAGGTCATACCACGCCGCCTGCCCCGTGATCGGGTCGGAGTTCGACCAGCGCATGCCGTCGCCCTTGGGCGGCAAGAGCTCGTGGATCAGATGGTTCATCAAAAAGCCCTTGCCGGCCTCGGGCGATTTCGGGTCAAGCGCCCACGCTCCGCCGCGCTTGCCGATCGCGTTCCACGTCCAGATCGTGTCGCGGTTGGCCGCATCGGTGCGCGCGACCGGCACTTTTATGCGGCCATGATGCGAGATCAGCCAGACCCAGTCGCCATCCCTGAGATCGTGCCTGTCGCAGATCGGACCCGGCACGAAGAGCGCGTTGCTGGTGTGGATCTGGCGCAGCCAGGCATTCATCGAGCCCCAGGAATGGTACATCGCCATCGGCCGCTGGGTGATCGCGTGATAGGGGAATTCCTCGCCGTCGACGGCCGCTTCCTCGAGCGGCTTGTACCACGCCGGCAAAGGCGTGAACGCGTCGAGAATGCGCTGGCGGTGGATTTCTGGTGCCATTGGCTCGCGCAAACCCTGCGCTGAAAGCCGGAACTTCTGCATCTCCTCGGAATAGAGCTGGAAGGTCACCGGCTGCGGCGTATCGTAAAAACCCATCTTCACGGCGAATTCCTGATACGCCGCATTGGCATGCTTGAAGAACTGCGCCTCCAGCGGGATATGCACCGTGTGGAACGAACCGTTCTCGATGTAGCGCTTGAGCTGGTCGCGATTGGCTGCACCCCTGCCCTCGCGATCGCCGTTCACGCCCCGGAAGCCGGCGAGAGGCCCGATGCCGGGACGCCGCTCGTGGCGGACGATGTAATCGGCATAGTCGGCATAGAGAGCCGTGCCCCGGCTGTCGACGAAGCCCGGCAACCGCAACCGCGCACCGAGATCGATCAGCACGCTCTGGAACCCGCGCACGTCGCGATCCGGCTCCACCACCGGCCAGCGGATGGCGTCGTTCACCGCGTCGGGTTCGGAGATCGGCCGGTCGAGCATCGAGATGCAGTCGTGCCGTTCCAGATAGGTCGTGTCCGGCAGGATCAAATCGGCATAGGCGACCATCTCGGACGAATAGGCGTCGGAATAGATGATCTTCGGGATGCGGTATTCGCCCGTCGCCGGATCCTTGTCCTCCAGCATCTTCATGACGCCGCCGGTGTTCATCGACGAGTTCCACGCCATGTTGGCCATGTAGAGGAACATCACGTCGACCGGGTATGGATCGCCCGCATGCGCGTTGGCGATCACCATGTGCATCAGGCCATGCGCCGAGATCGGCGCTTCCCACGAGAACGCCTTGTCGATGCGCGCGGGCTTGCCGTCCGCATCCACAAGCAAATCTTCGGGTCCGAGCGGAAAACCGAGATGCGGCCCCGACAGCGGCTGGTTGGAGCCGAAATGCTCTGACCTGCCGTGCGGACGCGGATGCGCAGACAGCGGCTTGGGATAAGGCGGCTCGAAGCGGAAGCCGCCGGGGCAATCGACCGCGCCGATCAGCACCTGCAGCATATGCAGCGCGCGCGCTGTCTGGAAACCGTTCGAATGCGCCGAGATGCCGCGCATCGCATGAAACGACACCGGCCGGCCCACGAAGGTTTGATGCCGCTCGCCATACATGTCGGTCCAGGGCTGCTCGACCGTGATCGCCTCGTCGAAGGCGACTCTGCCGATTTCGGCGGCCAGTCCGCGAATGATGGCCGCATCGATGCCGACTCTGTCGGCCACCGCATCGGGCGAATGCCTGTCGTCGAGATATTCCTCCGCGAGCAACTGGAACGACGGTACAGCAAATCGCCCGTCCTCCAGTTGAACCCGGCCTGAAAGCGATGGACGCGCGCCCCGCGTGCCTGCCGGCACGACGCGTTCGGTCACCGTCTCGTAGACCAGCGGGCGCTTTTCGGCGTCACGGGCGAACAGGCCGTGATCGGCCGTTCCCGGCGCATCGATCACCAGCCAGGGCGCGTTCGAATACCGGACGAGATAATCGACGTCGATCCGCCTCGCCTTCAGAAGCTCGTGCACGACGGCGAGGATCATGAGCCCATCGGTGCCCGGCCGCACGCCGATCCAGTTGTCCGCGACCGCCGAATACCCCGTGCGGACGGGATTGACCGAGACGAAACGCGCGCCGCGCTTCTTCAGCTTCGAGATGCCGATCTTGATCGGGTTGGAATCGTGGTCTTCCGCGACGCCAAACAGGACGAAGAGCTTGGTCCGGTCCCAGTCGGGCGCGCCGAATTCCCAGAACGCGCCGCCGATCGTCATGATGCCGGCGGCCGCCATGTTGACCGAGCAGAAGCCGCCATGCGCGGCATAGTTGGGCGTGCCGAATTGCTGCGCCCAGAAGCTGGTGAGCGACTGCGACTGGTCGCGCCCGGTGAAGAAGGCGAGTTTCTTGGGATCACGGTTGCGCGTCTCGCCAAGCCATTCCGTGGCAAGGCCAAGCGCCTCCTCCCACGAGATTTCCTTGAACTCGCCCGAACCACGCGGGCCTACGCGCAGCATCGGCGCGTGCAGTCGGGCCGGCGCATAATGCTGCATGATGCCGGCAGACCCCTTCGCGCACAGCACCCCCTTGTTGACCGGGTGGTCGCGGTTGCCCTCGATGTAGCGGATCTTGCCGTCCTTGAGATGCACATCGATCCCGCAGCGGCATGCACACATGTAGCATGTCGTCTTGCGGACCTCGTCCGACACCGGCTTGGAAAGATCGATCTGATGATCCAGCATGAAAGCTCCTCACCGGCACAGGTCTAGTGAAGGCCGGAGGGGATTGAAATGCCCTGCGCGCGACTAAGTGTGGAATATTATTCCGCAACGCGTCGGCGGAAAAAGAGTGGCGGCCGAGTATCAGTTTTCGACGATGATCCGGGTGTTGCCCGGCCCGACATGGCGCACCAGGCGATAGAACGCCTCCGCGTTCGGCGTGGCCAGTCTCACGCAGCCATGCGACGCAGGCGTGCCGAGGCGATTGACCGACGTCGTCCCATGCACCGCCCAGCCGCGATCGTAGAACACCGCGAACGGCATCGGCGCGTTGTCATAGGTTCGCGACAGCCACAGCGTGTGCAGGCGCTGCGGCCGGAACTCGCCGCGCGGTGTCGTATAGCCCTGCGCGGCGGTCGAAACCGGCCAGTCGTACAACACCTTGCCGTAATGGGTGACGGTCATCCGCTGCGCCGCCACATCGACACGCGCGACGAGTGTGGACGCCTGCGCGCTCCACGCGGAGCCCAGAAGTGCCGCGGCCATGCAAAAGCCGCCCCAGAAGCGCCTCATCATCTCAACCCCATGCCTTCGCCCACCGAATGCTATCGTTCCGACCTCACATGGTCGGCGGCCAGTCTGACGCCAATTTCCTAACAATCCCTCGCCGGCCGCCCGGTCCTCTGGCCCTGCCCTGCCTCTTCCGTGGCCCAACATCGCTGGCTTGTCGGCGCGCAAGCGTCCTGCTCATCTGTGGTCATGTTTGAAAAGCTCTTCCGCGCCATCGACGACCGGCGAGACGACCTCGTCGCTCTCACCCAGGACCTGATCCGGTTCCCGACGATCAACCCTCCCGGCGAAGCGTACACGCCATGCGCCGAATATCTCGGCGAACGCCTTCGCAAGCGCGGTTTCGGCGTCGAATATGTTCGCGGCGAAGGCACCCCGGGCGACAGCGATCGCTATCCGCGAACGAACGTCGTGGCCCGCTTCGACGGCCGCAGCGCTGGCCCGACCGTGCATTTCAACTCGCATATCGATGTGGTGGAAGCGGGAGAAGGCTGGACGCTCGACCCGTTCGAAGGCGTGGTGAAGGACGGCCGCATCTACGGGCGCGGCGCCTGCGACATGAAGGGCGGACTGGCGGCATCGGTCATCGCCGCCGAAACCTTCATGGCGGTCTTCCCAGATTTTCCCGGCGCGATCGAGATATCCGGCACGGTCGACGAGGAATCGGGCGGCTATGGCGGCGTCGCCTACCTCGCCTCGAAAGGCTATTTCTCAAAACCCCGCGTCGATCACGTCATCATCCCCGAGCCCCTGAACAAGGACCGCATCTGCCTCGGCCATCGCGGCGTCTGGTGGGCGGAGATCGAGACCAAGGGCTCGATCGCGCATGGGTCGATGCCCTTCCTCGGCGATTCGGCCATCCGCCACATGAGCGCGGTGCTGACGGCGTTCGAGGAGGATCTGTTCCCGGCACTCGACCGCAAGCAGACGCGCATGCCTGTCGTGCCGGAGGGCGCGCGCCGCTCCACCATGAACATCAACTCGATCCATGGCGGCCAGACGGAGGACTATTTTCCCGGCTTCCCGGCGCCCAACGTGCCGGATTCGTGCCGCACTGTCATCGACCGCCGCTTCCTGCTGGAAGAATCGATCGACGACGTGAAGGACGAAGTGACGTCCATTCTCGACCGCCTCAAGCGCGAACGGCCGAAATTCGACTATTCGATCCGCGATCTCTTCGAAGTCCAGCCGCTGATGACCGAGCGCGATTCGCCGGTCGTGGAGGCCGTGGCCGAAGGCATCCGCGAAATCTTCGGCAAGGAGCCGGACTACGTCATTTCGCCGGGAACCTACGACCAGAAGCACGTCGCGCGGATCGGGCACCTGTTCGACTGCATCGCCTACGGTCCCGGTGTGCTCGATCTGGCGCATCGTCCCGACGAATGGGTCGGCATCGAGGACATGATCCAGTCGGCCAAGGTGATGGCGGTCGGTCTCAACCGGCTGTTGCGCGACGGCCGGGCGTGACTGCCCGATTGATCATTTCGTGCCACCGCATGCGGCGCTGCCGCAATTCCATTTCACGCAGCAGCGTTGCAATGCAACAAACGCGATTTACTCCCCGGCCGTTTCGCGCTTTGATCGCCGGGAACACATCGTCTGCCGGGAGACAGTCATGACGCATTTCAAATCGATCCTTGTCGCGACCGCAATCGCGCTCGCTTGCTCGACAGCGGCTCAGGCCGCCCGCACCGACCTCGTGATCGGCGTGGTTCTCGAGCCGCCGCACCTCGACCCCACGGCAGGCGCCGCCGCCGCGATCGACGAAATCGTCTACGCCAACCTCTTCGAGGGACTGACGCGCATCGGCTCGAAGGGCGAAGTGCTGCCCGCGCTCGCCGAAAGCTGGGAAATCTCCGACGACGGAAAGGTTTACACCTTCAAGCTCCATTCCGGCGTGAAGTTTCACGACGGCGCCGACTTCACCGCCGACGATGTGAAATTCTCGCTCGACCGCGCCCGCGCCGACGATTCGACCAACGCGCAGAAGACACTCTTTGCCGCGATCGACACGGTCGAAGTGGTTGATCCGACGACCGTGAAGGTAGCGCTCAAGACCCCGCAGGGCTCGTTCCTCTACAATATGGGCTGGGGCGATGCCGTCATCGTCGACGAGGCTTCCGCCGCCGGCAACAAGGAGACTCCCGTCGGCACCGGTCCGTTCAAGTTCCAATCCTGGGCCAAGGGCTCGGCTGTCACGCTGGTGAAGAACCCCGATTATTGGGGCGAGCCGGTCGCGCTCGAAAAGGCGGAATTCCGCGTCGTGCCGGACGCCGCCGCTGCAATTCCCGCGCTGCTCTCGGGCGACGTTCAGGCATTCGCGAATGCCCCTGTCGGCGACGCGTTGGCGCAGATCGAATCCGATCCCCGCTTCAAGGTCGTGATCGGCTCGACTGAGGGCGAGACGCTCCTGTCGATGAACAACGGCAAGGAGCCCTTCGACAAGCTGGAAGTGCGCCAGGCGATTGCCCATGCGCTCAACCGCGACGAAATCATCGTCGGCGCTTCGAACGGCTTCGGCACGCCGATCGGCTCGCACTTCTCGCCCGCCAACGCGGCCTATGTCGACCTGACCGGCACCTACCCGCATGATGTCGAGAAGGCGAAACAGCTTCTGGCCGACGCCGGCTACCCGGACGGCTTCTCGGCCACGATCAAGCTGCCGCCACCGCCCTACGCCCGCCTCGGCGGCGAGATCATCGCCTCGGAACTGCGCCAGGTCGGCATTAATCTGGAGATCATTCCGGTCGAGTGGGCCGACTGGCTTTCCCAGGTCTTCACCGACAAGAACTACGACCTGACGATCGTCTCGCACACCGAGCCGAACGACATCGATATCTACTCGCGGCCGGACTACTACTTCAATTACAAGAACCCCGAGTTCAACAAGGTCATCGAGGAACTGAACGTCACGGCCGACGAGGCCAAGCGCAATGAGCTTTACGGCCAGGCCCAGAAGATCCTCGCCGACGACGCCGTGGCAGGCTTCCTCTTCCAGTTGCCCAAGGTCGGCATCTGGGATGCCAAGCTGCAGGGCATGTGGGAAAACTCGCCCATACAGGCGACGGACCTGACCGGAGTGAGCTGGTCGGAATAAAGATGGCGTAGACCAGTCTGTACGACATGTACTCTACGTTGCCCCCCTCTGGCCTGCCGGCCATCTCCCCCACAAGGGGGGAGATCGTCCCGCATAAGCCTCTGCGCTTTTCCTTCGACGCTGGAGATTGGCGACAGCGAAGATGCAGGCTGATCTCCCCGCTTGTGGGGGAGATGGCCGGCAGGCCAGAGGGGGGCAACGTAGAACGCCGGCATCGGAACTTCCCGCTACCATCGTCATGACCGCCTTCCTGCTCACATGACCGCCTTCCTGCTCAAGCGACTTGCCATTGGCGCGATCACACTCCTGGTCGCGTCGATCGTCGTCTTTGCGATCATGGAAGTGCTGCCCGGCGACCCCGCCGTGTTGATGCTGGGCATGAACGCCACGCCAGAGGCGCTGGAGACGCTGCGGACGCAGATGGGCCTCGGCGACCCGGTGTTCCTGCGCTACCTGAACTGGGTCAGCGGAATGCTGGTCGGCGATTTCGGCCGCTCCTACACCTATTCCTCGCCCGTCAGCACGCTCATAGCCGAACGCATCGTGGTGTCCCTGCCGCTCGCGATCATTTCGCTCCTGCTGTCGACCGCAATCGCCATACCCGTCGGCATCTTTGCCGCCGCAAGGCGCGGCCGGCTGCCGGACACGG is drawn from Mesorhizobium sp. CAU 1732 and contains these coding sequences:
- a CDS encoding 4Fe-4S dicluster domain-containing protein produces the protein MTSLPAYATPKKLGLVIDLDVCVGCHACVVSCKEWNTGGYGAALSDQDPYGPDVSGTFLNRVHSYEVVPEGGEIVGEAGEARIVHFPKSCLHCEDAPCVTVCPTGASYKRTDDGIVLVDEDMCIGCGLCAWACPYGAREMDLAAGVMKKCTLCIDRIYNETIDEVDRVPSCVRTCPTNARHFGDLADPGSAVSIMVAERGGIDLMPEQGTRPVNKYLPPRPRRSLAASAVPLAENTEGAKGFFAWLDGVLDRI
- a CDS encoding molybdopterin oxidoreductase family protein; the encoded protein is MLDHQIDLSKPVSDEVRKTTCYMCACRCGIDVHLKDGKIRYIEGNRDHPVNKGVLCAKGSAGIMQHYAPARLHAPMLRVGPRGSGEFKEISWEEALGLATEWLGETRNRDPKKLAFFTGRDQSQSLTSFWAQQFGTPNYAAHGGFCSVNMAAAGIMTIGGAFWEFGAPDWDRTKLFVLFGVAEDHDSNPIKIGISKLKKRGARFVSVNPVRTGYSAVADNWIGVRPGTDGLMILAVVHELLKARRIDVDYLVRYSNAPWLVIDAPGTADHGLFARDAEKRPLVYETVTERVVPAGTRGARPSLSGRVQLEDGRFAVPSFQLLAEEYLDDRHSPDAVADRVGIDAAIIRGLAAEIGRVAFDEAITVEQPWTDMYGERHQTFVGRPVSFHAMRGISAHSNGFQTARALHMLQVLIGAVDCPGGFRFEPPYPKPLSAHPRPHGRSEHFGSNQPLSGPHLGFPLGPEDLLVDADGKPARIDKAFSWEAPISAHGLMHMVIANAHAGDPYPVDVMFLYMANMAWNSSMNTGGVMKMLEDKDPATGEYRIPKIIYSDAYSSEMVAYADLILPDTTYLERHDCISMLDRPISEPDAVNDAIRWPVVEPDRDVRGFQSVLIDLGARLRLPGFVDSRGTALYADYADYIVRHERRPGIGPLAGFRGVNGDREGRGAANRDQLKRYIENGSFHTVHIPLEAQFFKHANAAYQEFAVKMGFYDTPQPVTFQLYSEEMQKFRLSAQGLREPMAPEIHRQRILDAFTPLPAWYKPLEEAAVDGEEFPYHAITQRPMAMYHSWGSMNAWLRQIHTSNALFVPGPICDRHDLRDGDWVWLISHHGRIKVPVARTDAANRDTIWTWNAIGKRGGAWALDPKSPEAGKGFLMNHLIHELLPPKGDGMRWSNSDPITGQAAWYDLRVRIVKAEPGEVSEPHVAPQADMTPEHPAELRYGQEWSS
- a CDS encoding L,D-transpeptidase, translated to MAAALLGSAWSAQASTLVARVDVAAQRMTVTHYGKVLYDWPVSTAAQGYTTPRGEFRPQRLHTLWLSRTYDNAPMPFAVFYDRGWAVHGTTSVNRLGTPASHGCVRLATPNAEAFYRLVRHVGPGNTRIIVEN
- a CDS encoding acetylornithine deacetylase/succinyl-diaminopimelate desuccinylase family protein; this encodes MFEKLFRAIDDRRDDLVALTQDLIRFPTINPPGEAYTPCAEYLGERLRKRGFGVEYVRGEGTPGDSDRYPRTNVVARFDGRSAGPTVHFNSHIDVVEAGEGWTLDPFEGVVKDGRIYGRGACDMKGGLAASVIAAETFMAVFPDFPGAIEISGTVDEESGGYGGVAYLASKGYFSKPRVDHVIIPEPLNKDRICLGHRGVWWAEIETKGSIAHGSMPFLGDSAIRHMSAVLTAFEEDLFPALDRKQTRMPVVPEGARRSTMNINSIHGGQTEDYFPGFPAPNVPDSCRTVIDRRFLLEESIDDVKDEVTSILDRLKRERPKFDYSIRDLFEVQPLMTERDSPVVEAVAEGIREIFGKEPDYVISPGTYDQKHVARIGHLFDCIAYGPGVLDLAHRPDEWVGIEDMIQSAKVMAVGLNRLLRDGRA
- a CDS encoding ABC transporter substrate-binding protein, with protein sequence MTHFKSILVATAIALACSTAAQAARTDLVIGVVLEPPHLDPTAGAAAAIDEIVYANLFEGLTRIGSKGEVLPALAESWEISDDGKVYTFKLHSGVKFHDGADFTADDVKFSLDRARADDSTNAQKTLFAAIDTVEVVDPTTVKVALKTPQGSFLYNMGWGDAVIVDEASAAGNKETPVGTGPFKFQSWAKGSAVTLVKNPDYWGEPVALEKAEFRVVPDAAAAIPALLSGDVQAFANAPVGDALAQIESDPRFKVVIGSTEGETLLSMNNGKEPFDKLEVRQAIAHALNRDEIIVGASNGFGTPIGSHFSPANAAYVDLTGTYPHDVEKAKQLLADAGYPDGFSATIKLPPPPYARLGGEIIASELRQVGINLEIIPVEWADWLSQVFTDKNYDLTIVSHTEPNDIDIYSRPDYYFNYKNPEFNKVIEELNVTADEAKRNELYGQAQKILADDAVAGFLFQLPKVGIWDAKLQGMWENSPIQATDLTGVSWSE